One Gemmatimonadota bacterium genomic window, CGAGTCAGGGCTTTATGGAACAAAGGGGAGAGGAAGTGCCGCAGGGGCTGCATGTGGCGATCATCATGGACGGGAACGGCCGTTGGGCGCGGGCCCGGGGGCGGCCGCGGCTGGTGGGGCACCGGCAGGGGGCGAAGTCGGTGCGCCGCGTGGTGGAGGCGGCGCCGGATTTGGGGATCCGGGTGCTCACCCTGTACGCGTTCTCTGCGGACAACTGGCAGCGGCCGGCGCCGGAGGTTGCGGGGCTGTTCCGGCTGTTTCACCGCTATCTCCGGACGGAGATCGGGGAGTGCCTCGAGCGAGGCGTGCGGCTGAGCGTGATCGGGCGGCGGGACCGGCTGCCGGCGTCGCTAGTGGCGGCGATCGAGGCGGCGGAGTCGGCGACACGGGAAGGCCAGGTACTCCACCTCCGGCTGGCGGTGGACTACTCGAGCCGGGACGCGATCCTGGTGGCGGCTCAGCGGCTGAACGGCGCGCCTCCTACGCGGCAGGCGTTCGCCCGCGTGCTGGCGCAGGCGACGCACGCGCCGCTGCCGGCGCCGGATGTAGACCTGCTGATCCGCACGGCAGGCGAGCAGCGGCTGAGCGATTTCCTGCTCTGGGAAAACGCGTACGCCGAGCTCTATTTCACGCCCCGGCTGTGGCCGGATTTCGGGGCGTCGGAGCTGGAAGTAGCGGTTCGGGAATTCCACCGTCGCGAGCGGCGCTTCGGCGCGATTCCCGAAGCTGCCGCCGTGTAAACTCAGCCCGTACCCGCTCTGCGGAGCGCCGGCCTCTTACTCCGGTTCCCGTACGACCGGCAGGCCTGCCAGTGCCCAGCCACTCAAGCCGCCTCTGAGGTTGATGACGTCGCGGAATCCGTGCGCTTCGAGCAGGCTTGCGGCGATGGCAGAGCGGCCGCCGGACTGGCAGTGCACGACGACGGGCCGGTCCCGGGGGACCTCGTCCAACCGGTCCGTGAGATAGCCCAGCGGGATGTTGGACACACCCGGGAGGTGCCCCGCCTCCCACTCGCCGCGCGCACGCACATCGATCACGGTAACCGCGCCTTCGACCAGGGGGGCGGCGAGCTCCGCGGGCCAGGCCTCGCGAATCGAGCCCGCGCCACGGGCGCCGGCACAGTGCACGGCGGCGCTGGTGAAATAGCCGGCCACACGGTCCAGGCCGATGAAGGCGAGGTCCTGGACCGCCTCGTCGACGGAGCCGGCGCCATCGTCGTCTACCGTCAGGTACAGGTCGCGGTCATAGGGGAGCAGCCAACCCGCCCAGTTGGGAAAGGCTCGATTGAGCGGGATGTTGATGGTGCCTGGTACGTGGGCGGCGGCGTAGGCGGCGGCCGGGCGGGTGTCGACGATGAGCGCCCCCTCCGCCAGCAGGGGTTCCAGGCGCTGGTCAGGGAGGCGCGCCGGGGGCCGCAACCCGCCCATCGGGGGCGGCCCGTCCCGGTTGATGCGCTTCATTTGCGCGTAATATTTGGGCGGCTCCGGCTGGCCGGCGAGCACGGCCCGGACGAACGCGGACTCGTCCTGGTGGGCAAAGGCCCAGTTGAATCGTTTTTCGTAGCCGACCGTGGATTGGGGCACGGCGCCCAGCGCCTTGCCGCACGCCGAGCCTGCGCCGTGCGCCGGCCAGAGCTGCAGATAGTCGGGGAGCCCCTTGAAGCGTTGAATCGAGTGGCAGAGCTGGCGCGCTGCGGTTTCACTCGCGCCCTGCACGCCCGCGGCACGCTCGAGCAGGTCGGGCCGGCCCACGTCGCCCACGAAGACGCAGTCGCCGCTGAACGCCCCCATAGGCGCGTCGGCACTGGCCGTATCCGTGACCAGGAACGCCAGGTGCTCGGGCGTATGGCCGGGCGTGTGCAGGGCCTCGATGTGGACGTTGCCCACCAGAAATGCGTCGCCGTCACGCAGCAGCGTAGCGCGGGCACCCTGCGCGAAGCGGTAGCTCCAGTCGTCGCCGCCCTCCGCGGATAGGAGCAAACGGGCGCCGGTCCGGTGAGCCAGTTCGCGGGAGCCGGAGACGTAGTCGGCGTGGATGTGGGTCTCGGTTACGTGGGTGATGCGCAGCCCTTCCCGGCGCGCCGCTTCGAGGTACTGTTCCAGCACGCGATTCGGGTCCACCACCAGCGCCTCGCCCGTGGCGTCACAGCCCAGCAGGTAGCTGGCCTGGGCGAGCTTTTCATGGAAAAAGAGTTTGAGGATCATTTCCAGGCTGCCAGGCTCCCCCCCCAGGCTCCCGGCGTGCTGGCACTTTCTGGCCGCACCCATTAATATAGCGCCGCTTCAGCAGACCAGGCGAGTTAACCGCACGGCCACCGCTTACGGGACGGTAGCGTTGCCGAAGGCTCGAGCCACAGGGCACCCCATCCTGACTGCCGCGCTGATCTCGCTGGCGGTGGGTGTCCAGGGCGTGGCCTTTCCGGACGACCGCCAGCGGGCGGCGCTCGCTGTCGCCGAGGCAGCCGAAGCGCACCGGCAGCAGCTATACCGCGCGGACCATCTGGACTTCCCGCTGGCTCTGGGTTCCACCGGTGGCGCGGTCAAGCTCCCGGAAACCGGCCAGTGGCTGCTGAATCGGCTGCCTTCCCGCAGTGCGCGCCCCGCGGTTACGCCGGGCGTGTTCCTTGACTCCTCCTGCGCCGCGGCCAGTCGCGCCCGGGCAGTCACCCAGTCCGAGCTCGATTTCGGCGCGACCCTCGCCGCTGCGCGTGCCGGCATCATCACGGCCCCCAGCACGGCTCCCCCACGGCTCCCACTCGCCTGACCCGGCCACGTGCCGCTAGCGGAGGCAACGCTCCGGGCGTACCTATCCGTTTGTGAAGCCGCCGCACAGCCGGACAGCGGCCGCGCAGCGACGGCGCTATCTGCCGGAGGGGAACGGCCCCGGGCCGGTCTAGCGACGCGTCGTATTGCAGGACCACCATGCGCAAGGGTGCGCAAGGTGGTGTACAAACCGCCTCGTGGAGGTAATCTTATGGTGAAGCGTTCGTTCCTGGCGCTGCTCCTCGCCTCGTTCCTGGTCCTGCCGGCGTGTGCGCAGGAAGAGGAAGAGCCCGCGATGGAGGAAGCTCCGGTCGAGGAGCCCGCGCCGCCGCCGCCCGCGCCCGCGCCGATGGATACAACCATGGCGGACACGATGCCGGCGGATACGGCAGCAGCGACGCCGTAATCGAGCGGCAGCACAATTGGGGAGGACTGCGGCGCGGGGCGACTCGCGCCGCAGTCGTCTTGGACCGCAGCCTTCCACGCGCGGTAACCGAAGCACCCCATAGCCATTCCCAGTAGACGGATGGTTCGCCGATGAATCAAAGCAATGGCGCGGCGCGGCGCATGGCGCTGCATACCCAGATCCTGTCGGGCCTGGTGGCAGGCGCCGCCGCGGGCGTGACCGCCAACGCCTTATGGCGCGACGCTGCTACGCTCGAGTGGATCGTCAACAATGTGGCGCAGCCGGTGGGGCAGGTCTTCCTGCGCATGCTGTTCATGGTGGTCATACCGCTGGTCTTCACTTCGCTGGCGCTGGGGGTGGCAGGACTTGGCGACCCGAAGCGTATCGGCCGCATTGGCGCGAAGACACTGGGCTTCTTCGTCTGCACCACGGCCGCGGCGGCCGCGCTCGGGCTCATACTTGTCAATGCCATTGCGCCGGGCGAGGCGCTGGATCCAGCCGTACGCTCGGCCCTGCTGAGCGCCTACGCGCCGCAAGCCGCGGAAAAGGTCAGCGCGGCGCAGGCCAGCGGCTTCGGGATCAGCACCTTCGTCAACATTGTTCCCAGGAACCCGCTCGATGCCGCGGCGCGCGGCGAAATGCTGGGGCTCATCTTCTTCACCCTGATCTTCGGCCTGGCGCTGACTCAACTGCCCTCCGCTGCAGCCGCACCCGTGCTCCGCGTGCTGGAAGGCGTGGCCCAGGCCGTGTCCGTCATCATCGGCTTTGCCATGCGCATTGCGCCGATTGGTGTGGCCGGCCTGATCTTCGCCGTAACCGCCCGGTTCGGCTTCGATATTCTGCGCTCCCTCGGGCTGTACGTGGTCGTGGTATTGTCGGGGCTGGTGCTGCATCAGTTTGGCGTGATCGCCCTGCTTGTCCGGCTCCTCGCGGGCTTGAGTCCGCGAACATTTTTCAGTCGCGCCCGCGCGATGATGGTGACGGCGTTCTCGACCTCGAGCTCGAATGCCACGCTGCCCACCACGATCCGCACGGCCGAGCAGGAGTTCGGCGTGCCCCGGGAGGTGGCCGGATTCGTGCTGCCGCTCGGCGCCACCATGAACATGAATGGCACCGCCCTCTTCGAGGGCGTGACCGTGCTATTCCTGGCGCAGGTCTTCGGCGTCGCGCTCAGCCTGCCCATGCAGATGGTGGTCGTGGTCATGGCCGTGATCACGGCGATTGGCGCGGCGGGCGTGCCCAGCGGCTCGATCCCCTTGCTGGTCATGGTGCTGCAGATGGTGGGTGTGCCGGGTGAGGGCATCGCCCTGGTCCTGGGCGTGGACCGCTTGCTGGACATGGCGCGCACGGTCCCCAACGTCACCGGCGACCTGCTGACTTCCCTGGTCATCACGCGCAGCGAGCGGCTGCCGTTCGCGGCGCCGGCCGGGGCGCCCGCGGTGGCCGAGGTGCTGGCGCCGCCAGCCGTGGCCGCCGGGGCTGCGGATTAGGGGCGTCTTGCTGGGGCACCGCTTCGAGGCTGAGTGCCGGCCTCGCTCTCGCGAATGGCCGCGGGAGGGGGAGCCGCCACCTCTCGCTCTGGCCATGCGCTGGGCGGCGCGCGCCTCAGCCCGTGAGCTCCGCGACAGCCTGCAGCAGCCGCTCGACCTCGCCCCCGGTGGTGTAGCAGGCGCAGCCGGCGCGCACCAGTCCCTGGGCCGAGAGGCCAAGTCGTTCCAGCACAGTGGCGGCGTAGAAGTCGCCGTGGGTTGCGAACAGCGCCTGCTCCGCCAGGTGGCGCACCACCTCGATCGCGGCCAGGCCGTCCACGGTGAAAGCCAGCGTGGGCGTACGCGGCGTACCCGGTGGCGGCCCGTAGCGGCGCACGCCGCGTATCTCGCCCAGACCGTCCCACAACCGTCGCAGCAAGGCATCGCCGCGCCCGCCGAGCTGTTCGAGGGTGGCGCGCAGCCGCGCGCGACGGTTCGCTCCGGGCGCGAGCGAGGCCAGGAAGTCGACGGCCGCCGCCGCGCCCACAATTCCCTCGTGGTTCTGCGTCCCGGTCTCGAAGCGCTCGGGCGCCGTGTCGGGCGCCGGCTCGAGCCTGGGCAAGTCCAGCTCTTCGAGCAGCTCGCGCCGGGCGTAGAGCACGCCCACATGGGGCCCGTAGAACTTGTAGGCGGAGCAGGCCAGGAAATCGCAGTCCAGCTCGCGCACGGCGAGGGGTGCGTGGGCGGCGAGGTGCACGGCGTCCACGAAGACGAGGGCGCCGACCTGGCGGGCCAGCGCGGCCGCGCGCGGCACCTGGACGATGGTGCCCAGGGCGTTGGACGCGGCGGTAAGGGCGAGGAGCCGGGTACGTGGCGAGATCTGCCGCTCGAGATGCTCCCAGTCGAGCTCACCCGTCTCCGGCCGCATGCGGGCCAGGCGGAGCCGCACGCCTCGTTCCCGCACCAGCGCCTGCCAGGGTGCGATGTTGGCGTGGTGCTCGAGCTCGGTGGCCACGACCTCGTCGCCCGCATTCAGCCGCCGCCCCAGCGCCCGGGAGAGGTGAAAGGTGAGCGTGGTCATGTTGCAGCCGAACGCGATCTCCGCTGGCGTGGCGCCCAGGAAGTCGGCCAGCGCCTGGCGGGCCCGCCAGAGCGCGGCGTCCGTCTCCTCGCTCGTCGGGTAGGCCCAGGCCGTGTTAGCGTTGTGCTGCAGCAGGTAGTCCGTCATGGCCTGCGTTACGGCGTGCGGGACCTGCGTGCCGCCCGGTCCATCGAAGTAGGCGACGCTGCGCCCGTTGTGCTGCCGCGCGAGCGCCGGGAACTGCGCCCGGATCGTCTCCACGGCCGCCAGACCCGGGGCACCGGCGCCTGTGCCTTCAGCCATTCCACTCCCCGTCGAACGGTTGTGCCGGGGCGGCCAACCCGGCCGCGCATTTCCGGCAGCCGCGCCGCTTGCCAGGCGGCGGCAGCCGATGCATCTTGGGCGCGCTTCCCCTGGTAAGACCCGAAATCCGAGCTTTCGCGCCGGCCGCCGTTCGGCCGGAAGCCGAGCCGTGTCCGGCGTGGCGCCGGACCGGCGGACCTGACAACCCGGAGGTGCGCATGTCGACCGTCCAGCGGGTGGCCCAAGTCTTCGGTTGGGTGTTCGTGCTCGTCGGTGTGCTGGGGTTTGTTGCCGGCAGCGCGAGCATGGAGGAAGGCATGCTGCTCGGGCTGTTCCCTGTCAACCTCCTGCACAACCTGGTGCACCTGGCGTTCGGCATCTGGGGCATCGCGGCCGCGCGCAGCTTTGGCGGCGCGAAGACCTATGGCCAGGCCGGAGGCGTGGTCTACTTGCTGCTCGCCGTGGTGGGACTGGTGGCAGCCAATCCCCTGGACCTCGTCCCACTGGGCGGCAATGACATCTGGCTGCACGCGCTGCTGGGCGCGATCCTGGCCTACTTCGGCTTCACGGCCAAGGAAGTCGCGGCGGCAGCGCCGGCCGCCTAGGTGGTCGCATCCGCAAATACGGCCGTACTTACGAACTCGACCACCAGGTGGCCAGGGCCTGAAGCCCGCCCCGGGCCGTGCCCAGCTTCGAGCGCGCGGCACGGGGCGCGGCGGGTGGGGGCAGGGACGGGCAGGTGGGTTGCCGGACCGGCCGGCCGGCAACATCATCCAGCCATGACGCAGCGCATTGCATCCCTGCTGGCCAGTGCGACGGAGATCGTGTGCGCCCTGGGGCTCGAGGAGCGGCTGGTGGCCATCTCGCACGAGTGCGACTACCCGCCGCAGGTGCTCGGCCGCCCGCGCATCAGCCGCCCGCGCTTCGATCCGGCCGGTCTGGGCAGCGGCGCCGTGGACGCGGCAGTGCGCCAGGCCCTGCTGGAGCACGGCAGTGTGTACGCCATTGACGGTGACGCGCTGGCCGGTCTCGATCCTGACCTGATCCTCAGCCAGGCGGTGTGCGAGGTGTGCGCGGTGCCGACGCCCGGCGTACGGCAGGTCGTGGCAGAACGGGGGCTGCGGGCCCGTATCCTCTCGCTGGACGCCCACACCCTGGAAGAAATCCTGGATTCGATCATCATGGTCGGCGAAGCCGCGGGCGCGGAGCGGGCGGCGGCGGCGCTGGTGCAGGCACTCGAGTCGCGCCTGGCGCGCATCGAGGCCGCCGTCCGCGGCCTCGAGCGGCTGCGCGTGCTCGCGCTGGAATGGCTGGACCCACCCTTCGCGCCCGGGCACTGGGTACCGCAGATGATCGAATCCGCGGGCGGCACGAGTCTGGCCGGCGAACGCGCCGCCCGCTCGCGCGAGCTGAGCTGGGACGGACTGCACGACCTGGATCCCGATGTGCTGGTGGTCATGCCCTGCGGCTACGGGCTGGACGCCGCCGCCCACGACGCCGACCTGCATGCGGAGCGGCTGATGGAGGTCGCCCACCGGGCCGTCCAGAGTGGCGGCGCTTTCGTCGTAGACGGCTCGGCGTATTTCAACCGGTCGGGCCCGCGCGTGGTCGCCGGCGTCGAGATCCTGGCTGGTTTGCTCCATCCGGACTACTTCCCCCCACCACCGGCGGACCAGGCGCGGGCCTGGCGGCCGGCGGCGGCCGTTCGCGGGGCTGGGCAACCGGGAGATTCGCCCTCGAGGCACAGCCGGTCCGGGGCGCAGCATCGGGAGGCAGGGCCGTGACGGCGCGCATGCGGGCGCTGCGGGCGCGGGAGTTCGCTCGCCTGGATGCCGGCGGGCACGCCTACCTCGATTACACGGGCAGCGGCCTCTATCCGGAGTCGCTGGTACGCGCCTATGCGGAGCTGCTGCAGTCCACGGTCCTGGGCAATCCCCACTCGGGGAACCCTACTTCGCGGGCGGCCACGCAGGTGGTCAAGTCCGCGCGACGTCGCATCCTGGAATTCTTCGCGGCGGATCCCGCCGAATACGAGGTAGTCTTCACGCTGAATGCCACCGGCGCACTGAAGCTGGTGGGCGAGGCGTACCCGTTCGCGCCCGGCTCGCGCTTCTGCCTGACGTCGGACAACCACAACTCGGTGAACGGGATCCGCGAGTTCGCGGCGAGGCGGGGCGCCGAGGTGACCTACCTCAGACTCAGTCCGGAGCTGCGCATCCCCGACATCGAAGTGCAGCTCGAGGGTGCGGACCGGCGGGTGCCGAACCTGTTCGCGTACCCGGCGCAATCCAATTTCTCGGGCGTGCAGCATCCGCTGGAATGGACGGAGCTGGCGCGCTCGCTGGGGTATGACGTACTGCTGGATGCGGCCGCGTTCGTGCCCACGAACCGGCTGAGCCTGGGCGCGGTCGAACCCGACTTCGTGACCATATCCTTTTACAAGATGTTCGGTTTCCCGACCGGCGTGGGCGCGCTGCTCGCGCGCTGCGAGGCCCTGGCCAGGCTGCGCCGCCCCTGGTTCAGCGGCGGCACCGTGCGCTTCGTCTCCGCGCAGAACCGGGTACGGATCCTGTACAGCAACGAAGCCGGGTTCGAGGACGGCACGCTGAACTTCCTGAGCCTGGCCGCGGTCACTGCCGGACTGGATTTCCTGGACAGCGTTGGCGTCGAGGCCATCCACGCGCATGTGACGGAGCTGACGGCCCTGTTGCTGGAAGGGCTGCTTCCGCTGCGGCACGGCAGCGGCGCCCCGCTGGTCCGCGTCTACGGCCCCTGTACGACGGCGGGCCGGGGAGCCACCGTCGCCTTCAATGTGCTGGATCCGGCGGGCGTCGTGGTGGATTGCCGGCTGATCGAGGCGGCGGCGGGCGCGGCCAGCATCTCGCTGCGCAGCGGCTACTTCTGCAACCCGGGCGCGGCGGAGACCTCCTTCGAGCTGGCCGAGGACGAGGCGCGGCGCTGCTACGAGGAGCTGCAGGGCGAGACCTTTACCTTCTCACAGTTCTCGGCGTGCCTGCACGACAAGCCCGTGGGCGCGGTGCGCGTCTCGCTGGGAGTGGCCAGCAATGAAGCCGATGTGCGGCGCCTGCTCGAGACGCTGCTCACCTTCCGGGACCGCCCGGCCGAGAGGCTGGCGAGCACGCAGGTCGAGCAGGCGCTCGTCGACTAACCAGTAAGCTTCCGGGATTGCCTGGACCGCCTCCGCCAGATCAGATTGCCGCTGCTTTCCCAGCCCCGAAACCTCGGACCAGCCAGGAGGTAGCTATGTTCAGGCGGCGGCGGATTCAGCTCGCGGTGGCGGCGTCGTGTGGAGGGTTGCTGTGGGGCTCCGGCGTGGTGGCCGCGGGCCACGTCGCGGCTATCCAGGCGGCTCAGGAGCCCGGGCTGCCGGCGGGCGCCGCCGAGGCGCAGGCCCGGCTGGCCGCCTCGCCTCGCCACGCGGAGTGGGCGATGGTCCGGGCCGGCCCCGGCGACAGTGTGCGCGCCTGGGTGGTATTCCCGGAGCGCAAGGACAAGGCGCCCGTCGTGGTGGTGGTGCACGAGATCTTCGGGCTCTCGCACTGGATCCGGGCCGTTGCCGATCAGCTCGCGGCCGACGGATTCCTGGCCATCGCGCCCGACCTGCTCACCATGAAGAATATCCCGGTCGGCCCGGACGGCGCACCGGACGCGGGGGCGGCACGGACTGCGATCCGTACGCTGGATCCGGCTGACGTCCAGGGCCAGCTCCTGGCCGCCGCCGAGTACGGGATGAAGCTGCCGGCGGCAGGGCCAAATTACGGGATCGTGGGCTTCTGCTGGGGCGGCAGCGTCTCCTTCGCCCATGCCGTGCGCTCGCCGTCGGTGGGCGCGTCCGTCGTGTACTACGGCGGCTCACCCACCAGCGCGGAGCTGTCCAGCGTGCGCGCGCCCGTGCTCGGACTATATGGCGAGAACGATGCACGGGTCAACGCCACCATTGCCCCGGCAGATTCGGCCATGCGCGCACACGGCAAGGTCTACGAACACCGCGTCTTCGCGGGCGCGGGGCACGGTTTCCTGCGTGCGCAGGATGGTCAGAACGGGGCCAACCTGGCGGCGAGCAAAGAAGCCTGGCCGCTCACGGTAGCGTGGCTGCGCAATTACCTGTCTAATGCCAGCCCATCCGCTTCCGCAGCGATGTGATGTGGGCGACGTGGTGGCGGCCGTGCCACTCGTAGAGGCGCAACGTCACTCCCAGCGTGATGGGTCCCCACTCGGGGTGGCGGAAGCTGCGTTCGTACTCCGCCGGGCCCAGGGAGCGGAGCAGCATGACCCAGCGCAGGTGGAGCGCCTCGAGAAGCTGCAGTGAGGGCTCGGGCGGCGCGGTGCGGGCGTCGATCAGCTCCGCCCAGAGCTTCTCCTCGTAGGTCTTGATGGGCGGATTCTCCTCCGTCAGCGCGAGCTTGAAGCGCATGTACGCGTTCATGTGGCTGTCCGGCACGTGGTGCACCACCTGGCGCACGGTCCAGCCGCCGTCGCGGTAGGGCGTGTCCAGCTCCACGTCGCTCAAACCGGCCACCGCCGCGCGCAGCCTGGCGGGTATAGCGGCGATCTCGTCGATCAACGCGCTCCTCTGCTGGTGCGGCACCTCCGCGCCCGGATCGAACCGGCCCACGGGGTAGCGCAGATCTTCCAGGGTGGCGTGCATTTCCTGCCCTCCGTGTTGCGCCAAACGCCCTCATCCGCGCGTGCCTTACGTCCCCCGCGTTAAGCAATTTACGTCGCGCCGTCCGCCGGAGCGATGCCGAGGAGTTCGGACCCGCCGGGGGCGCCGAGCGGCAACGGCTTGCTGCGTCCGGGCAGGCGCGCCCTTCAGAGAGTATCGAGTGCGGCCCCGAGCCCTTCGAGTCCAGCGCGGGGCTCATCCCCCAGGTCGATCCGGAGCACTCGGCGGAGCTCCACGATAACGCGCCCACCAGCCCCCCTTCGTTCCCGGCCCCCACGCGCTCCGCTCCCACAGGGCAGACCCTGCGCGCCGTCGCTTGCCGTGGGCCGCAGATCAGGCGGTCTTCTTCTTCTCGGGCCAGCTCGCGTAGGCGTAGAGGATGTCGACGATGGACTGCTCGGCCTTCACAATGCCGGCGACCTTCTCATTGCCCTCGATCACGATGTACTCGTCATCGGCGTGGGCGCGGGAGCCGTGGCCCAGCCCGCCGCCCGCGGCGGGCAGGCCCAGCCGGCGCGTGTACTCCCACTGGGGCGAGGAGCCGGGGGAGCGGGGCCAGACCATGGGCTCGATGCCCGCCTTCCTGTACATGCTGAGCACTGCCTGCACGGGCGCCGCGGTCACGGAGGTCTGGGACCACTCGTCGCCTCCGCCATGCTGCTGCACACTGATGTCCGTGAAGCCGTGACGCGCAAGGTGCTCGAGCACGAGCTGCTTCTGCCGGGCAATGGATTGGTTGGGCACCAGCCGCGAGTCCAGCTTGACGGCAGCCTTCTCGGGCAGGATCGTGGCCGAGCCGGGGCCCGTGTAGCCGGCCCAGAGTCCGTCAATGTTCAGGGTCGTGTCGAACATGAGACGGCGGGCCGCCTCCTCGGGCGTCCAGTCGTTCATGAACACCTTGATATTCTCCCGCTCGGTCGCGAACAGCCGGTCCCGGAACCGGGTGACCAGCGTCTGCAGGAGCATCTCCTCCTCCTCGGAGGGCGGGCGGATGTCGTCGTAGTAGCCCTCGACCAGCAAGCGGTTGGCGGCCGGGTCGTACATCGAGCGCAGTGCCTGGATCAGCCGCCACACGGGCGAGTCGAGCACCGCTTTGCGGCTCGAATGGATAGGCATCTTCTGCGGGCCGCGCCCCCACCTGGCGCCGTGCGCTTCCAGCTCGAGGAACAGGATCCCCTTGTTCCCCAGACTCATGGAGACGCTCCCGTCCGATTGCTGCGACGGCCCGGGATTGAGCAGCGCGTGCGCCCGCTTCAGCCGGTCCCGGTAGGGGTCGAGCACCTCGTGGAAGTGCGGGCTCCCCTGCTCCTCCTCACCCTCACACGTGAACATGATGTTCACCGGCAGCCTGCCCGTGACTGCGATGATGGACTCGAGGGCGTTCAGCACGAAGCGGTTCGGCCCCTTCGAGTTGACCGCGCCCCGCGCCATGATCACCTCGCCGAAGGGGTCCATGTTCACCCGCTCGGCGGCCAGCGGCGGCGAGCTCCAGCGCTTCTCGTCCCAGGGCTGCGTGTCGTACATCATGTACATGACCACGGTCTTGGGCGCGCCTGCATCGTAATACGCCCACACGCCCGGGAAGCCGCTGGTTGGCACCAGCGCCGCCTCCTTGCAGCCCAGGGCGCGGAAGCTCTCGACCATGCGGTCCGCCATTTCCTTGATCCCCATGTTCCAGGAGCTGACGGACGGCTGGCGCAGATCAGCCTGCACCTTGGCTACGTGCTCCTCCTTGTGCCTGGCGATGTACTCGTGGATCTTCCTCAGGTCGGCGGCATCGAACACCTCCGCCAGCGCCGGGTGCGCCCGGAGGAAGTCGAAGCTGGATAGCAAACCAGCGCCCAGAGTAGCCCTGCCGGTCAACTCGAGGAACTCCTTGCGCGTGAGGCCCATGGGGACCCTCCAGAATGAAGGAAAGAGCTAACGAGGCTTGGCCTGAGACGGGATTCTAGCTGCCGGCGGTTGAGGGGCAACGTACGCCAGGTCGGCCGGACAGGTCAAGAGCGGTACGCGGGCGCATGACGACCGGCGCCGTCTCGCGCCGGAGCGAGAGCGAGCTGGACGGACTCGACGGCGCTCAGCTCGCCGAGCCGACGCCCATCCCCTGGTCCAGCTTTGACGGGCGCTCAATCTCGGGGTTGTACTACCTTCTCTGAGGCAGCGGAGGTTGTCACGAATCGTGGCGCTCTGGCGTTTCAAGCAGGGGGGAGACCGACCATGCCCGAACACGCCGGCTCGCCGCTGCTCTCACGTCGCTTCGAGGAAGCGCTCGTCTACGCCCATCGCCTGCACGCGCGGCAGACGCGCAAGGGCACGC contains:
- the bstA gene encoding bacillithiol transferase BstA, yielding MHATLEDLRYPVGRFDPGAEVPHQQRSALIDEIAAIPARLRAAVAGLSDVELDTPYRDGGWTVRQVVHHVPDSHMNAYMRFKLALTEENPPIKTYEEKLWAELIDARTAPPEPSLQLLEALHLRWVMLLRSLGPAEYERSFRHPEWGPITLGVTLRLYEWHGRHHVAHITSLRKRMGWH
- a CDS encoding M20/M25/M40 family metallo-hydrolase; its protein translation is MGLTRKEFLELTGRATLGAGLLSSFDFLRAHPALAEVFDAADLRKIHEYIARHKEEHVAKVQADLRQPSVSSWNMGIKEMADRMVESFRALGCKEAALVPTSGFPGVWAYYDAGAPKTVVMYMMYDTQPWDEKRWSSPPLAAERVNMDPFGEVIMARGAVNSKGPNRFVLNALESIIAVTGRLPVNIMFTCEGEEEQGSPHFHEVLDPYRDRLKRAHALLNPGPSQQSDGSVSMSLGNKGILFLELEAHGARWGRGPQKMPIHSSRKAVLDSPVWRLIQALRSMYDPAANRLLVEGYYDDIRPPSEEEEMLLQTLVTRFRDRLFATERENIKVFMNDWTPEEAARRLMFDTTLNIDGLWAGYTGPGSATILPEKAAVKLDSRLVPNQSIARQKQLVLEHLARHGFTDISVQQHGGGDEWSQTSVTAAPVQAVLSMYRKAGIEPMVWPRSPGSSPQWEYTRRLGLPAAGGGLGHGSRAHADDEYIVIEGNEKVAGIVKAEQSIVDILYAYASWPEKKKTA
- a CDS encoding dienelactone hydrolase family protein; the encoded protein is MFRRRRIQLAVAASCGGLLWGSGVVAAGHVAAIQAAQEPGLPAGAAEAQARLAASPRHAEWAMVRAGPGDSVRAWVVFPERKDKAPVVVVVHEIFGLSHWIRAVADQLAADGFLAIAPDLLTMKNIPVGPDGAPDAGAARTAIRTLDPADVQGQLLAAAEYGMKLPAAGPNYGIVGFCWGGSVSFAHAVRSPSVGASVVYYGGSPTSAELSSVRAPVLGLYGENDARVNATIAPADSAMRAHGKVYEHRVFAGAGHGFLRAQDGQNGANLAASKEAWPLTVAWLRNYLSNASPSASAAM